In Oncorhynchus masou masou isolate Uvic2021 unplaced genomic scaffold, UVic_Omas_1.1 unplaced_scaffold_1354, whole genome shotgun sequence, a single window of DNA contains:
- the LOC135530490 gene encoding uncharacterized protein LOC135530490 yields the protein MLGQTDPTITGPHRHRTPQDHTITGPHRHRTPPSQDPTITGPHRHRTPQDHTITGPHRHRTPPSQDPTITGPHPHRTPPSQDPTVTGPHRHRTPQDQTVTGPHRPHPHRTPPSQDPTVTGPHRTPPSQDPTVTGPHLHRTPPSQDPTVTRPHLHRTPPSQDPTFTGPHRHRTPTSQDPTVTGPHLHRTPQSQDPTGPHLHRTPQDPTFTGPHSHRTPQSQDPTGPHSHRTPQSQDPTLTGPHSHRTPPSQDPTLTGPHSHKTPPSQDPTLTGPHLHRTPPSQDPTVTGPHLHRTPPSQDPTFTGPHSHRTPQDPTVTGPHLHRTPQSQDPTGPHRHRTPPSQDPTFTGPHSHRTPQDPTVTGPHLHRTPPSQDPTVTGPHPHRTPPPQDPTLTGPHRTPQSQDPTDPTVTGPHRTPQSQDPTVTGPHRHRTPPSQDPTLTGPHSHRTPPSQDPTLTGPHRHRTPPSQDPTVTGPHLHRTPQSQDPTVTGPHSHRTPPSQDPTVTGPHLHRTPPSQDPTFTGPHLHRTPQDPTFTGPHRHRTPPSQDPTVTGPHRTPPSQDPTVTGPHLHRTPPPQDPTGPTVTHLVIN from the exons ATGTTAGGACAGACG gaccccaccatcacaggaccccaccgtcacaggaccccacaggaccaCACCATCACAGGACCCCACCGTCACAGGACCCCACCATCACAGGACCCCACCATCACAGGACCCCAccgtcacaggaccccacaggaccaCACCATCACAGGACCCCACCGTCACAGGACCCCACCATCACAGGACCCCACCATCACAGGACCCCACCCTCACAGGACCCCACCCTCACAGGACCCCACCGTCACAGGACCCCAccgtcacaggaccccacaggaccagaccgtcacaggaccccacc gaccccaccctcacaggaccccaccttcacaggaccccacagtcacaggaccccacaggaccccaccctCACAGGACCCCACCGTCACAGGACCCCACCTTCACAGGACCCCACCCTCACAGGACCCCACAGTCACAAGACCCCACCTTCACAGGACCCCACCCTCACAGGACCCCACCTTCACAGGACCCCACCGTCACAGGACCCCAACTTCACAGGACCCCACAGTCACAGGACCCCACCTTCACAGGACCCCACagtcacaggaccccacaggaccccaccttcacaggaccccacaggaccccaccttcacaggaccccacagtcacaggaccccacagtcacaggaccccacaggaccccacagtcACAGGACCCCACAGTCACAGGACCCCACCCTCACAGGACCCCACAGTCACAGGACCCCACCTTCACAGGACCCCACCCTCACAGGACCCCACAGTCACAAGACCCCACCTTCACAGGACCCCACCCTCACAGGACCCCACCTTCACAGGACCCCACCTTCACAGGACCCCACCGTCACAGGACCCCACCTTCACAGGACCCCACCGTCACAGGACCCCACCTTCACAGGACCCCACagtcacaggaccccacaggaccccaccgtcacaggaccccaccttcacaggaccccacagtcacaggaccccacaggaccccaccgtCACAGGACCCCACCTTCACAGGACCCCACCTTCACAGGACCCCACagtcacaggaccccacaggaccccaccgtcacaggaccccaccttcacaggaccccaccgtcacaggaccccacagtCACAGGACCCCACCCTCACAGAACCCCAcccccacaggaccccaccctcacaggaccccacaggaccccacagtcacaggaccccaca gaccccacagtcacaggaccccacaggaccccacagtcACAGGACCCCACAGTCACAGGACCCCACCGTCACAGGACCCCACCTTCACAGGACCCCACCCTCACAGGACCCCACAGTCACAGGACCCCACCTTCACAGGACCCCACCCTCACAGGACCCCACCGTCACAGGACCCCACCTTCACAGGACCCCACCGTCACAGGACCCCACCTTCACAGGACCCCACAGTCACAGGACCCCACAGTCACAGGACCCCACAGTCACAGGACCCCACCCTCACAGGACCCCACCGTCACAGGACCCCACCTTCACAGGACCCCACCCTCACAGGACCCCACCTTCACAGGACCCCACCttcacaggaccccacaggaccccaccttcacaggaccccaccgtcacaggaccccaccttcacaggaccccacagtcacaggaccccacaggaccccaccttCACAGGACCCCACCGTCACAGGACCCCACCTTCACAGGACCCCCCCgccacaggaccccacaggacccaCCGTCACTCATTTAGTCATCAACTAA